CGCCGCCATGCGGCTGGCCCTGGCGGAGGCGGCCCGCTGCGCGCCGTCCGGTGACGTGCCGGTCGGCTGCGTCGTCCTGGGACCGGACGGCGATGTCCTCACGGCTGGCCACAACGCCCGTGAGGCGACCAACGACCCGACCGCGCACGCCGAAGTCGTGGCCCTGCGCGCCGCCGCGGAGAGGCTGGACAGCTGGCGGCTGACCGGCTGCACCCTGGTGGTCACCCTGGAGCCGTGCACCATGTGCGCGGGCGCCCTGGTCCTCGCCCGGGTGGACCGGCTGGTTTTCGGCGCCTGGAACGCCGACACCGGCGCGGTCGGGTCG
The DNA window shown above is from Actinomycetes bacterium and carries:
- the tadA gene encoding tRNA adenosine(34) deaminase TadA, with the protein product MRLALAEAARCAPSGDVPVGCVVLGPDGDVLTAGHNAREATNDPTAHAEVVALRAAAERLDSWRLTGCTLVVTLEPCTMCAGALVLARVDRLVFGAWNADTGAVGSLFDVVRDRRINHRPEVVAGVLEEDCTRLLSGWFDEQRRFRTPPGVG